The Aquila chrysaetos chrysaetos chromosome 6, bAquChr1.4, whole genome shotgun sequence genome window below encodes:
- the GALNT5 gene encoding polypeptide N-acetylgalactosaminyltransferase 5 — MSGLRRFFRGSGRALAFVFAASVVWLLLDMAALRLSLGDAGGRLLKEAAGRGRERAGLPPGSPRPDPAGLRRGRSGGGGGGTPAARRDPPRPPSPPPSSAAAGGRGQRGRHAEEQPAAPPGARLTPPRPAVNSRGGAGAAAAPAAGKALPQAAAEFGTDPSGTGAGLQRAPPTRAGAPRAPDEPPSPAPPAPGRTEPAQRAGGGGAGVEGPRRPGDGSRQRPAGGPGKAGRAAGPGAVPGREEPGAGRRATASEHRFVRVSKEGIKPLGPAAPRLGSDSAGKFPKSPEKREERQLADENGGRAANAIAGAAVRDGRSRTLGATQGAAPGVPAGKGGQEQAGGSIPGTHRVLSVDATLAPRDPRAPGQFGHPVAVPDDKQEEAKSRWKEGNFNVYLSDLIPVDRAIADTRPAGCSEQQVHDDLPTTTIIMCFVDEVWSTLLRSVHSVLSRSPPHLIEEVILVDDFSTKEYLKEKLDKYMSQFPKVKILHLKERHGLIRARLAGAEIAKGAVLTFLDSHVECNVGWLEPLLERVRLSRAKVACPVIEVISDKDMSYMTVDNFQRGIFTWPMNFGWRQIPQEVIEKNKIKETDIIRCPVMAGGLFSIDKKYFFELGTYDPGLDVWGGENMEISFKVWMCGGEIEIVPCSRVGHIFRNDNPYSFPKDRVRTVERNLARVAEVWLDEYKELFYGHAYHLVLKNLDVGDLTQQIQLRKKLQCKSFRWYLENVYPDLEAPLVKASGLLVNVAMARCVTVENTTLAFEACDVNNKNQKFNYTWLRLIQHGELCVAPAGAAGTLGLRRCEDRSHSLAWLHRSLAAFQPELTDHIVSEHLQQPACLEVDPSHKALRVNACDSANPYQKWQFGNYYAD, encoded by the exons ATGAGCGGGCTGCGGCGGTTCTTCCGCGGCAGCGGGCGAGCGTTGGCGTTCGTCTTCGCCGCCTCCGTCGTCTGGCTGCTCCTCGACATGGCCGCGCTCCGCCTCTCCCTCGGCGACGCCGGCGGGCGGCTGCTGAaggaggcggcggggcgcgggcgggagcgggcagggctgccgccgggcagcccccggcccgaCCCCGCCGGGCTCCGCCGCGGGCGGAGCGGGGGCGGAGGCGGAGGGACGCCGGCGGcccgccgggaccccccccggcCGCCGAGCCCCCCgccctcctccgccgccgccgggggccgggggcagcggggaAGGCACGCCGAGGAGCAGCCCGCGGCTCCCCCGGGGGCTCGGCTGACCCCGCCGAGGCCGGCCGTCAACTCGAGAGGCGGCGCGGGGGCTGCCGCCGCGCCCGCAGCCGGCAAAGCCCTGCCGCAGGCGGCGGCGGAGTTTGGGACGGACCCCTCTGGAACCGGCGCCGGGCTGCAGCGGGCACCGCCGACCCGGGCAGGCGCCCCGCGGGCTCCCGACGagcccccttccccagccccgcCGGCTCCCGGGCGCACCGAGCCCGCACagcgggccgggggcgggggggcgggggtggaGGGACCCCGACGCCCCGGCGACGGGAGCCGGCAGCGACCTGCCGGCGGGCCGGGGAAAGCCggccgggcagcggggccgggagccGTGCCCGGGCGGGAGGAACCAGGAGCGGGAAGGAGAGCAACTGCCTCCGAACATCGCTTCGTCCGTGTTAGCAAAGAGGGGATCAAACCCCTCGGCCCAGCAGCCCCGCGCCTTGGATCCGACTCCGCCGGGAAGTTCCCGAAGAGCCCGGAGAAGCGCGAAGAGCGGCAGCTCGCTGACGAGAACGGCGGCCGCGCTGCCAACGCCATCGCCGGGGCTGCGGTGCGGGATGGCCGGAGCCGGACGCTGGGTGCCACGCAAGGAGCAGCTCCCGGGGTGCCCGCTGGCAAGGGCGGGCAGGAGCAGGCGGGCGGCAGCATCCCCGGAACGCACAGGGTCTTGTCGGTGGATGCAACGCTTGCCCCGAGAGACCCTCGAGCTCCCGGCCAGTTTGGGCACCCTGTTGCAGTCCCTGACGATAAACAAGAAGAAgcaaaaagcagatggaaggaaggaaactttAATGTCTACCTCAGCGATTTGATCCCCGTAGACCGAGCCATAGCGGACACCAGGCCTGCCGG GTGCTCCGAGCAGCAGGTTCACGACGACCTCCCGACCACCACCATCATCATGTGCTTCGTGGATGAAGTGTGGTCCACGCTCCTGCGCTCCGTTCACAGCGTCCTCAGCAGATCTCCTCCGCACCTGATTGAAGAAGTCATTTTGGTGGACGACTTCAGCACTAAAG agtACCTCAAGGAGAAGCTGGACAAATACATGTCGCAGTTCCCAAAAGTGAAGATCCTCCATCTCAAAGAGAGGCACGGTCTAATACGGGCCAGACTGGCAGGAGCGGAGATTGCCAAAG GCGCCGTCCTGACGTTCCTGGACTCGCACGTGGAGTGCAACGTGGGGTGGCTGGAGCCGCTGCTGGAGAGGGTCCGCCTGAGCCGGGCCAAGGTCGCCTGCCCCGTCATCGAGGTCATCAGCGACAAGGACATGAG TTACATGACCGTGGACAACTTTCAGCGTGGGATTTTTACTTGGCCAATGAATTTTGGATGGAGGCAGATTCCACAAGAGGTCATcgagaaaaataaaatcaaggagACTGATATAATAag GTGCCCAGTCATGGCAGGTGGCCTGTTTTCCATCGATAAGAAGTATTTTTTCGAGCTGGGAACATATGACCCAGGACTGGATGTTTGGGGAGGTGAAAATATGGAGATTTCATTCAAG GTCTGGATGTGTGGGGGAGAGATTGAGATTGTTCCATGCTCCAGAGTTGGGCACATTTTCAGGAACGACAATCCTTATTCCTTCCCGAAAGATCGGGTGAGAACGGTGGAGAGGAACTTGGCCCGTGTTGCGGAGGTCTGGCTGGACGAGTACAAGGAGTTATTCTATGGCCATGCTTACCACTTAGTCTTGAAAAACCTGGATGTCGGCGACCTGACTCAGCAAATCCAACTGCGAAAGAAGCTTCAGTGCAAAAGTTTCCGGTGGTACCTGGAGAACGTCTACCCGGACCTGGAAGCTCCCCTGGTTAAAGCCAGCGGGCTG CTTGTTAACGTAGCCATGGCAAGATGCGTCACTGTGGAAAACACCACTCTAGCATTTGAGGCATGTGACGTTAACAACAAG AACCAAAAGTTCAACTACACCTGGCTGAGGCTGATCCAGCACGGAGAGCTCTGCGTCGCGCCGGCGGGCGCTGCGGGAACGCTGGGCCTGCGCCGCTGCGAGGACAGGAGCCACAGCCTGGCGTGGCTGCACAGGTCGCTGGCCGCCTTCCAGCCGGAGCTG ACGGACCACATCGTCTCAGAGCACCTCCAGCAGCCGGCGTGCTTGGAAGTGGATCCCTCTCACAAAGCCCTGAGGGTAAATGCCTGTGACTCTGCAAATCCTTATCAAAAGTGGCAGTTTGGCAATTACTATGCAGACTGA
- the LOC115342873 gene encoding uncharacterized protein LOC115342873: MVAWGEVRGTQGPSLPALRRWAETGSGAPEPGSAGNAPGNPPGHPRPSPAWLVHLAPPWWHSSCTHFCGCVVRSKHQHGKRRSESSKHCTWIGRLKAVTGQVSRWPNFSGLAQHPCKDHKRNCSLNWERSEDSSKKVASVAGILCPEESSPSCLPPSLPHSFPCRVSPQLTDPSPPSQLCRVGIDRSALQHKGSGATGPHKGSLLGACPGPL; the protein is encoded by the exons ATGGTAGCCTGGGGAGAGGTCAGAGGCACGCAGGGACCTTCGCTGCCGGCGCTGCGGCGTTGGGCTGAAACGGGGTCCGGGGCTCCTGAACCGGGCTCCGCAGGGAACGCTCCCGGCAACCCTCCTGGCCACCCCCGGCCTTCACCTGCATGGCTTGTGCACCTCGCTCCTCCTTGGTGGCATTCTTCCTGCACGCATTTCTGCGGATGCGTGGTGCGCAGCAAGCACCAGCATGGTAAGCGAAGGTCAGAAAGCAGCAAGCATTGCACATGGATAGGCAGACTGAAGGCTGTGACAGGACAAGTTTCCCGTTGGCCAAATTTCAGCGGTCTAGCCCAGCACCCCTGCAAGGATCACAAGAGGAACTGCAGCCTAAACTGGGAGAGATCGGAAGATTCCAGCAAAAAA GTGGCTTCTGTAGCTGGCATCCTCTGCCCAGAAGAAAGCAGTCCTAGTtgtctccctccttccctgccccattCCTTCCCATGCAGGGTCTCACCTCAGCTCACAG ATCCCAGTCCCCCGAGCCAACTCTGCAGAGTGGGTATCGACCgcagtgctctgcagcacaAGGGCAGTGGTGCCACTGGTCCGCATAAAGGATCGCTCCTGGGAGCATGCCCCGGACCGCTTTGA
- the ERMN gene encoding ermin, with product MTEEVPAASGMPECNGSVPPEKGPLQVIGVIDEIAKSVGTLPYVNAETSPDAPPAKENREENRNSLAEDIVPGDFDGGKQCEEKREENDGTLQQGSADIQDTGTDGQDSEEGPGGEGTPAGSGERELGTAASPGGEVAETLAASADGRGNAAEEEEEEEVEEEAEDTEEDEVQVIEIKKNSEESHPKQQDSDKEASPATSPGCNSQVEKPGEQPTLGKKNDISRHSYSRYNTISYRRIRKGNTKQRIDEFESMMHL from the exons ATGACAGAAGAAGTCCCGGCGGCATCCGGCATGCCCGAGTGCAACGGGAGCGTACCCCCGGAAAAGGGCCCACTCCAGGTCATCGGTGTCATCGATGAAATAGCAAAATCTGTCGGGACGCTTCCTTACGTGAATGCAGAAACGAGCCCTGACGCTCCACCGGCAAAAGAAAATCGGGAGGAAAATAGAAATTCGTTGGCAGAGGACATAGTTCCTGGGGATTTTGATGGAGGGAAGCAATGCGAAG AAAAGCGAGAGGAAAACGATGGGACACTACAGCAGGGATCAGCTGATATCCAGGACACAGGGACCGACGGCCAGGACTCAGAGGAAG GGCCAGGCGGCGAGGGGACGCCTGCGGGCAGCGGGGAGCGAGAGCTGGGGACGGCGGCCAGCCCCGGCGGGGAGGTGGCGGAGACGCTCGCGGCCAGCGCCGACGGGAGAGGGAATGCAgccgaggaagaggaggaggaggaggtggaggaggaggcggaggacACTGAAGAGGATGAAGTTCAGGTGATCGAAATCAAGAAGAACAGCGAGGAGTCCCATCCCAAGCAGCAAGACAGTGACAAGGAGGCATCTCCCGCAACCAGCCCCGGCTGCAACTCCCAGGTGGAGAAACCAGGGGAGCAGCCCAccctggggaagaaaaatgataTCTCCAGACACAGCTATTCCAGATACAACACAATCTCCTACCGGAGGATTAGAAAAGGAAACACCAAACAGCGAATCGATGAATTTGAATCCATGATGCACTTATAA